In Treponema primitia ZAS-2, a genomic segment contains:
- a CDS encoding bifunctional cobalt-precorrin-7 (C(5))-methyltransferase/cobalt-precorrin-6B (C(15))-methyltransferase has translation MKQIVIVGTGMGPSSISGEGMKALGDAEVWFGASRLLELLKPFFAEKTVYPIYKPGEILEAIKNRDENSFAVLVSGDTGFYSAAAGICEALSDYEPRLIPGVSSIAYFCARLGIPWQDAALLSVHGRDLSALTGLVRRNHHTFCLTGNNAAALGEALCATGYGDITVHAGENLGSAEERIRTITARELSASDIARETPLQNARETPLQVAERTSLHIAPLSVLLFVNEAPDDRIRFGLPDEVFVRSEGIPMTKSEIRALSLAKLALRPGDICWDIGAGTGSVTVEMAMAAYRGKVYAVERQGNVLGLISQNCWAFHLGNVEPIAGEAPGGLAELPPPDAVFIGGSGGNLKEILTVILEKNSRARIVITAITLETAAAALALLPGAELTQVSAARAKKAGDSHLFIGQNPVMIISAGGWE, from the coding sequence ATGAAACAGATCGTTATTGTCGGGACCGGCATGGGGCCGTCTTCCATAAGCGGGGAAGGGATGAAAGCCCTAGGGGACGCCGAAGTTTGGTTCGGCGCATCCCGCTTACTGGAACTGCTCAAGCCTTTTTTCGCAGAAAAAACCGTCTACCCCATCTACAAGCCTGGCGAGATTCTTGAGGCGATCAAGAACAGGGATGAAAATAGTTTTGCTGTGCTGGTTTCCGGGGATACCGGCTTTTACAGCGCCGCCGCAGGGATTTGCGAGGCCCTGAGTGACTATGAACCCCGGCTCATTCCCGGCGTCTCATCAATTGCGTACTTCTGCGCCCGCCTCGGCATTCCCTGGCAGGATGCGGCGCTGCTCAGTGTTCACGGGCGGGACCTGTCGGCCCTCACCGGATTGGTGCGCCGCAACCATCATACCTTCTGCCTGACAGGTAATAACGCTGCCGCCCTGGGGGAAGCTCTCTGCGCCACCGGTTATGGGGACATCACGGTTCATGCGGGCGAAAACCTAGGCTCCGCAGAAGAACGGATTCGCACTATTACTGCGAGAGAACTTTCCGCCTCAGATATTGCGCGGGAAACTCCGTTGCAAAATGCGCGGGAAACTCCGTTGCAAGTTGCGGAGAGAACTTCTTTGCACATTGCGCCCCTGTCGGTTCTCCTTTTTGTCAACGAAGCTCCCGATGACCGCATCCGCTTTGGACTCCCCGATGAGGTCTTTGTCCGCAGCGAGGGTATCCCCATGACTAAGTCTGAGATTCGGGCCCTGTCCCTTGCTAAGCTTGCCCTGCGGCCCGGGGATATCTGCTGGGACATAGGCGCGGGAACAGGTTCGGTGACCGTGGAAATGGCCATGGCGGCTTACCGGGGGAAGGTGTACGCAGTTGAGCGGCAGGGCAATGTCCTGGGCTTGATCAGTCAAAACTGCTGGGCCTTTCATCTGGGAAACGTGGAGCCCATTGCCGGTGAAGCGCCCGGGGGCTTAGCGGAACTGCCGCCACCGGACGCAGTTTTTATAGGCGGCAGCGGCGGGAACCTGAAAGAAATACTGACAGTGATCCTGGAGAAAAATTCTCGGGCACGCATTGTTATTACGGCGATTACCCTGGAAACCGCCGCTGCAGCCCTGGCCCTGCTGCCTGGGGCCGAGCTTACCCAGGTTTCCGCAGCCAGGGCAAAAAAAGCCGGGGACAGCCATCTGTTTATCGGCCAGAACCCGGTGATGATCATAAGTGCGGGAGGGTGGGAATG